From Crassaminicella indica, one genomic window encodes:
- a CDS encoding glycosyltransferase: protein MKIMVLVPSLQEKGPIIVAENIAKYSNDPNFEYIFVSLRNNSQQDIQRFKNNHIKTYDIGMGKIPFKRDILKIKNIIEQEKPDIIHVHSFWPTIIISKNFSSYRSITTLHNNPMEDFTYQYGEIIGRLMTYFMNKALMKIDKKIAISEYIKNVYCKTGFENIDVIYNGIEDNLKNAEQNIDTEINIVSISVLNKCKNIFKALDIIKLLKDKKIKVKYRIIGDGILKNKIEKYIVNNDIQDIVQLVGKVEREKVFEYIQKSDVLLFTSLSEGFGLVVVESMMMKKPAIVSDIPVMHEIVDNYENGIIAKSDNDYVKAIQFLYKHNNYEIMSNNARKKYESKFRVEKMSIEYEEKYHEMIGR from the coding sequence ATGAAAATAATGGTTTTAGTGCCCAGTTTACAAGAAAAAGGTCCAATCATAGTTGCTGAAAATATAGCAAAATATTCTAATGATCCTAACTTCGAATATATTTTTGTATCATTAAGAAATAATTCACAACAGGATATACAAAGGTTTAAGAACAATCATATAAAAACTTATGATATAGGAATGGGGAAAATACCTTTTAAAAGAGATATTTTAAAGATTAAAAATATAATAGAGCAAGAAAAACCAGACATAATTCATGTACACAGTTTTTGGCCAACGATCATTATTTCAAAAAATTTTAGCAGTTATAGATCAATTACTACTTTGCACAATAATCCTATGGAAGATTTTACATATCAATATGGAGAAATTATTGGTCGTTTGATGACTTATTTTATGAATAAAGCATTAATGAAAATCGATAAGAAAATAGCAATTTCTGAATATATAAAAAATGTTTATTGTAAAACGGGTTTTGAAAATATAGATGTAATATATAATGGAATAGAAGATAATTTAAAAAATGCTGAGCAGAATATAGATACTGAAATTAATATAGTTTCAATTTCAGTATTAAATAAGTGTAAAAACATATTTAAAGCTTTAGATATAATTAAGCTTTTAAAAGATAAAAAAATTAAAGTTAAGTATAGAATTATTGGTGATGGTATCCTTAAAAATAAAATTGAAAAATATATTGTTAACAATGATATTCAGGACATTGTTCAATTAGTTGGTAAAGTAGAACGGGAAAAAGTGTTTGAATATATACAAAAATCAGATGTATTGCTTTTTACTTCATTAAGTGAGGGATTTGGGCTTGTTGTAGTTGAAAGTATGATGATGAAAAAACCTGCAATAGTTAGTGATATTCCAGTAATGCATGAAATAGTAGATAACTATGAAAATGGAATAATAGCTAAATCGGATAATGACTATGTAAAAGCAATACAGTTTTTATATAAGCATAATAATTATGAAATAATGTCTAATAATGCAAGAAAAAAATATGAATCAAAATTTAGAGTTGAAAAAATGTCAATCGAATATGAAGAAAAGTATCATGAAATGATAGGAAGGTAG
- a CDS encoding glycosyltransferase family 4 protein → MKKIVFFIPFGMETPGGAERVLATIANALSNKSYNIKIITFNQEKSFYKLNDNVQIISLGLSKSKNYVYRKIQPLLYMGKFRKIIKKISPNVIITLGIDGVIFKMIALLFFNRKIKKIAWEHNSYFQPTYKILNFLRTFVYKYLDKVFVLNTTDGQVYKKLFGEEKICIMPNPVPWESTKVSNLSERVIVAVGRYQDVKGFDFLIKAFKDVVNTCPEWKLKIFGKDEGDKEKLSNLVRKLRLEENVELNDVKSDIKEAYLNSSIYVMSSKFECFPMVLLEAKECGLPIVSFDCPSGPRDLVEDGEDGYLARYLDIDDLSKKIKKLTTDQETRIKFGKKAKVNVEKYKLKEIEKKWVREI, encoded by the coding sequence ATGAAAAAAATAGTTTTTTTTATTCCTTTTGGTATGGAAACGCCAGGGGGAGCAGAGAGGGTCTTAGCTACAATAGCAAATGCATTATCGAATAAATCGTACAATATTAAAATAATCACATTTAATCAAGAAAAGTCATTTTATAAGTTAAATGATAATGTTCAAATCATTTCATTAGGTTTAAGTAAATCTAAAAATTATGTTTATAGAAAAATACAACCCCTTTTATATATGGGGAAATTTAGAAAAATTATTAAGAAGATCTCTCCTAATGTAATCATTACATTAGGAATAGATGGGGTTATTTTCAAAATGATTGCGCTACTATTTTTCAATAGAAAGATAAAAAAAATTGCATGGGAACATAATAGTTATTTTCAACCAACTTATAAAATTTTAAATTTCTTAAGAACTTTTGTGTACAAATATTTAGATAAAGTTTTTGTTTTAAATACTACTGATGGGCAAGTCTATAAGAAATTATTTGGAGAAGAAAAAATTTGTATTATGCCTAATCCCGTTCCATGGGAAAGTACAAAAGTAAGTAACTTATCTGAAAGGGTAATTGTTGCAGTTGGAAGATATCAAGATGTAAAAGGATTTGATTTTTTAATAAAAGCATTTAAAGATGTTGTTAATACTTGTCCTGAATGGAAATTAAAAATTTTCGGAAAAGATGAGGGTGATAAAGAAAAATTATCAAACTTGGTAAGGAAGCTACGATTAGAAGAAAATGTAGAATTGAATGATGTAAAATCTGATATTAAAGAGGCATACTTGAATTCTTCTATATACGTTATGTCTTCAAAATTCGAATGTTTCCCTATGGTTTTGTTAGAAGCTAAAGAATGCGGATTGCCAATAGTTAGTTTTGACTGTCCCAGTGGTCCCAGAGATTTAGTTGAAGATGGAGAAGATGGCTATCTAGCAAGATATTTAGATATTGATGATTTATCTAAAAAAATAAAAAAACTTACAACAGACCAAGAAACAAGAATAAAATTTGGTAAGAAAGCTAAGGTTAATGTTGAAAAATATAAGTTAAAAGAAATAGAAAAAAAATGGGTGAGGGAAATATAA
- a CDS encoding lipopolysaccharide biosynthesis protein, translating to MRTTNSIKNIVAGISMQFVIILLNFVSRGIFIKTLGANYLGIDGLFTSILAMLNLAELGIGSVIIYSLYRPLEEKDTYQIAALMRFYKMAYRMIGVLVLVIGFVITPFLHVFIKEKPDISHINIIYLLFVLDTFFSYFFSYKRPIIEADQKSYILSVVRIAQQFISNLTTISILLITKNYILYLLSRICIRVLENLVIIYIANKKYPYIKSIDRATKLGQKDKKLLFKNIRAIFLHKIGSYFVFSTDNLIISSLIGVISVGIYSNYTLIINAIKGLTSQVFLGITASFGNLVVTESSGKKYEIFRIMMFINFWISGFSSVCLFILLNPFIILWIGKDYVFEQKIVGIIIFNFYIMNMRASINIPKQTSGLFVNDKYAPLIESAVNLIVSIILVKQVGIIGVFIGTTISTLSVPFFTVPYLSYKYVFEKPLYKYYLEYICYAGATLTAVIFIQYIMKFVFVDITFVGFIGKIIVCVVVSNVIFILFFFRTEQFRYLVDRFKYLIIERINKPSILEKLFRK from the coding sequence ATGAGAACAACAAATTCTATTAAGAATATAGTAGCTGGAATATCGATGCAATTTGTAATTATTCTATTAAATTTTGTATCAAGAGGAATTTTTATAAAGACACTTGGGGCAAATTACCTAGGTATAGATGGATTATTTACAAGCATATTAGCGATGCTTAATCTTGCCGAATTAGGTATAGGCTCAGTTATAATTTATAGCTTATATAGACCACTAGAAGAAAAAGACACTTATCAAATAGCAGCATTAATGAGATTCTATAAAATGGCATATAGAATGATTGGGGTATTAGTTCTAGTAATAGGATTTGTAATAACGCCGTTCTTACATGTATTTATAAAAGAAAAACCTGATATTTCTCATATTAATATAATATATTTACTTTTTGTATTAGATACATTTTTTTCTTACTTTTTTTCATACAAAAGACCGATTATTGAAGCTGATCAAAAAAGTTATATATTATCTGTAGTTAGGATAGCTCAGCAATTTATCTCTAACTTAACAACCATAAGTATACTATTAATTACTAAAAATTATATTCTATACTTACTTTCAAGAATATGTATTCGTGTCCTTGAAAATTTAGTAATAATTTATATAGCAAATAAAAAGTACCCCTATATTAAAAGTATTGATAGAGCTACAAAACTTGGGCAAAAAGATAAAAAACTTCTATTTAAGAATATAAGAGCAATTTTTTTGCATAAAATTGGAAGTTATTTTGTTTTCTCAACTGATAACCTCATAATTTCATCTTTAATAGGTGTCATTTCAGTTGGTATTTATTCAAACTATACATTGATAATAAATGCAATAAAAGGGTTAACAAGTCAAGTGTTTTTAGGTATTACTGCAAGCTTTGGAAATTTGGTAGTAACTGAGTCATCAGGAAAAAAATATGAGATTTTCAGAATAATGATGTTTATTAACTTTTGGATTAGTGGATTTTCATCGGTATGCCTTTTTATTCTTCTAAATCCGTTCATTATACTATGGATTGGAAAAGATTATGTTTTTGAACAAAAGATAGTAGGGATTATAATTTTTAATTTTTATATAATGAATATGAGAGCTTCTATCAATATTCCAAAACAAACCTCGGGGTTATTTGTAAATGATAAATATGCACCACTCATAGAATCAGCTGTTAATCTAATAGTTTCAATTATATTAGTAAAACAAGTTGGAATTATCGGTGTGTTTATAGGAACCACTATTAGTACACTTTCTGTACCTTTTTTCACAGTACCTTATTTATCGTATAAATATGTTTTTGAAAAGCCACTTTATAAATATTACTTAGAGTATATTTGTTATGCAGGAGCAACTTTAACTGCAGTTATATTTATCCAATATATTATGAAATTTGTTTTTGTAGATATAACATTTGTAGGATTTATTGGGAAAATTATAGTGTGTGTTGTTGTTTCAAATGTAATATTCATTTTATTTTTCTTTAGGACAGAACAGTTTAGGTATTTGGTTGATAGATTTAAATATTTAATAATTGAAAGAATTAATAAACCTTCGATATTAGAAAAACTTTTCAGAAAATAA
- a CDS encoding IS630 family transposase — MIDLVSTVENDSESVLYVMDETGLRTESDNRRSWSLVGVSPILESNGSHEGVNIIGATEITKNFDTVADIYSAKQSITSEEIQSFMEYLLECNPSKKVYLVLDNARTHNNVKIQEFWESNKERLVLINTPAYSPQLNPQENIWNLLKNKIFNIGARENIEVLFDEIASLYDQFNEDKELIKSIVYGINYYYKLPDIGLLAA; from the coding sequence ATGATAGATTTAGTATCTACTGTAGAAAACGACTCTGAAAGTGTTCTATACGTAATGGATGAAACAGGTCTAAGAACCGAATCGGATAATAGGAGAAGTTGGAGCCTTGTGGGGGTATCCCCTATATTAGAAAGTAACGGTTCTCATGAAGGTGTAAATATCATAGGCGCCACAGAAATCACCAAAAATTTTGATACAGTTGCTGATATATACTCAGCTAAACAAAGTATAACCAGCGAGGAAATACAAAGCTTCATGGAATACCTATTAGAGTGTAATCCTAGTAAGAAGGTATATCTTGTTTTAGACAATGCTAGAACACACAACAATGTGAAAATACAAGAGTTTTGGGAGTCAAATAAAGAAAGACTTGTTCTCATCAATACACCTGCTTATTCACCACAACTTAATCCCCAAGAAAATATATGGAACCTGCTCAAAAACAAGATCTTTAATATTGGAGCTAGAGAAAATATAGAAGTGTTGTTTGATGAAATCGCCTCTCTTTATGACCAATTCAATGAAGATAAAGAGCTCATAAAATCTATTGTTTATGGCATAAATTACTATTATAAATTACCCGATATAGGATTATTAGCTGCGTAA
- a CDS encoding helix-turn-helix domain-containing protein, which translates to MSRPTIVTADLHGHSIKELKKLRNTHNVALARNILTAIIMLAEGYKVKAIADFLLQSDVNIYVYIKRWNALGIKALEDRRGKVPSNCKITAEMEDDLLKTVMHTTPNNFGLLGHVWTAQLLADYLYQNYEVRVCAQTIRNILHKNNFSFKRAQKKPTKGVKSEQEAFKKNDRFSIYCRKRL; encoded by the coding sequence ATGAGTAGACCAACAATCGTAACAGCAGATCTTCACGGACATTCCATAAAGGAATTGAAAAAATTAAGAAATACCCACAACGTAGCATTAGCACGAAATATACTTACAGCAATTATAATGCTTGCTGAAGGTTATAAAGTTAAAGCAATAGCAGATTTTCTCTTACAATCAGATGTAAATATTTATGTTTATATCAAGCGTTGGAATGCTTTAGGAATAAAGGCACTAGAAGATCGTAGAGGAAAAGTTCCTTCTAATTGTAAAATTACTGCTGAAATGGAAGATGATCTTCTAAAAACAGTTATGCATACTACTCCTAATAATTTTGGTCTATTAGGTCACGTATGGACGGCTCAACTTCTAGCTGACTATCTGTATCAAAACTATGAGGTCAGAGTATGTGCACAAACTATACGTAATATCCTTCACAAAAACAACTTTAGTTTTAAAAGAGCTCAGAAAAAACCAACAAAAGGTGTAAAATCCGAACAGGAAGCCTTTAAAAAAAATGATAGATTTAGTATCTACTGTAGAAAACGACTCTGA
- a CDS encoding glycosyltransferase family 2 protein, with product MIKPLISVIIPMYNCEKYIEECIKSLSTQSIAKQIEIIIVDDGSEDKSAIVAQESLHYFNLKGKVIRQVNKGVSAARNIGIDEANGEFLMFIDADDTLIKDALKSLYDKAIKKKSKLVYGGYRNVTSKNKEIWNYTNTYKYFSGSGSDTTLLFLQRKIWIRIGTFIVCKELVITNKIRFSVGCKYGEDQEFTIKCLLASEKVETISQTIYNYRQHDDSAMRKRNFEQFDYVDAMIRIYRYLEDNNYSNDELKETIVHYVLPNAIMSVIYCLAYSGVKHKELVTFIEKKEYDKFLKVPLNDIAIGYGIDKEIMLWRKYPIYYCYKAHLRFFIKSFIVKATKLFVFK from the coding sequence ATGATTAAACCATTAATAAGTGTTATAATACCTATGTATAATTGCGAAAAATATATAGAAGAATGTATTAAATCATTGTCAACTCAAAGCATAGCAAAACAAATTGAAATAATAATAGTTGATGATGGGTCAGAAGACAAAAGTGCAATTGTTGCTCAGGAAAGTCTACATTATTTTAATTTAAAGGGAAAAGTTATTAGACAGGTAAATAAAGGTGTTAGTGCAGCAAGAAATATAGGTATTGATGAAGCTAATGGTGAATTTTTAATGTTTATTGATGCCGATGATACTTTAATAAAAGATGCCCTTAAAAGTTTATATGATAAGGCAATTAAAAAAAAATCTAAATTAGTTTATGGCGGATATAGAAATGTTACTAGTAAGAACAAAGAAATTTGGAATTATACTAATACATATAAATACTTTAGTGGAAGTGGTAGTGATACAACTCTATTATTTTTGCAACGAAAGATTTGGATACGTATTGGTACATTTATTGTTTGTAAAGAATTAGTTATCACAAATAAAATTAGGTTTAGTGTGGGATGTAAATATGGTGAAGACCAAGAGTTTACAATAAAATGTCTTCTAGCATCAGAAAAAGTAGAAACAATTTCTCAAACAATTTATAATTATCGACAACATGATGATTCTGCTATGAGAAAGAGAAACTTTGAACAATTTGATTATGTAGATGCTATGATTAGAATATATAGATATTTGGAAGATAATAACTATAGCAATGATGAGTTAAAAGAAACAATAGTTCATTATGTTTTACCAAATGCCATCATGAGTGTAATATATTGTTTAGCGTATTCCGGGGTGAAGCATAAAGAATTAGTTACTTTTATTGAAAAAAAAGAATATGATAAATTCCTTAAAGTTCCACTTAATGATATTGCTATAGGATATGGGATTGATAAAGAAATTATGTTATGGAGGAAATATCCTATATATTATTGCTATAAAGCACATTTGCGTTTTTTTATAAAAAGTTTTATCGTAAAAGCTACAAAGCTTTTTGTTTTTAAATAA
- a CDS encoding IS3 family transposase (programmed frameshift), with amino-acid sequence MNNKKFNQDFKKTIVDLYYSGRSVKELSSEYGVSDVTIYKWIKRFSPISTSDGKTTTLNDVAELKKQIARLQEENNYLKKGYHHIRQSINDDQLFKVITEQSDKHSIQAMCKILEVSRSSYYNALCHTPSNRELENKELKETIYNIYTQSKRRYGAPKIYHMLLKKGYTVSIKRVQRIMRKLGIYAITVTKYRPYSTKQKVIKYPNLLNRDFQTTVLNQKWVTDITYIHTIKDGWCYLASVMDLHSRKIIGYSFDTAMTVNVALQAVKNAYISQNPIDTLVLHSDLSSQYTSMEFGRYLKSKGIQHSFSRKGCPYDNAPIESFHSVLKKEEIHHVKYIDFHTAKLAIFEYIEGWYNRKRIHGSLKYKTPQQVENEAKIAC; translated from the exons ATGAACAATAAAAAATTCAATCAAGATTTTAAAAAGACAATTGTAGATCTGTATTATTCTGGTCGTTCTGTAAAAGAATTAAGCAGCGAATATGGTGTTTCAGATGTCACTATATATAAATGGATTAAAAGATTTTCTCCTATATCTACATCAGATGGAAAAACTACTACATTAAATGATGTAGCAGAATTAAAAAAACAAATTGCACGCCTTCAGGAGGAGAATA ACTATCTTAAAAAAGGCTATCACCATATTCGCCAAAGCATAAATGATGATCAATTATTTAAAGTTATTACAGAGCAGTCTGATAAACATTCTATACAAGCTATGTGCAAAATACTAGAAGTTTCTCGTAGCTCTTATTATAATGCACTTTGTCATACACCTTCTAATCGAGAACTTGAAAATAAAGAACTAAAAGAAACAATTTATAACATCTATACTCAATCTAAAAGAAGATATGGTGCTCCTAAAATATATCATATGCTTTTAAAAAAAGGATACACAGTTAGCATAAAAAGAGTACAGAGAATAATGCGAAAGCTTGGTATTTATGCTATTACAGTCACAAAGTATAGACCTTATTCAACAAAACAGAAAGTCATAAAATATCCTAATCTACTTAATCGTGATTTTCAAACTACTGTACTTAATCAAAAATGGGTAACGGATATCACTTATATACATACGATAAAAGATGGATGGTGCTATCTTGCATCTGTTATGGATCTTCATTCTCGTAAAATAATAGGGTATTCATTTGATACTGCTATGACTGTAAATGTAGCCTTACAGGCTGTAAAGAATGCTTATATTTCACAAAACCCTATAGATACACTTGTATTGCATTCCGATTTAAGCTCGCAATATACAAGCATGGAATTTGGGAGGTACCTTAAATCTAAGGGGATACAGCACTCCTTTAGTCGTAAAGGGTGTCCTTATGACAATGCTCCTATTGAATCATTCCATTCTGTATTGAAAAAAGAAGAAATTCATCATGTAAAATATATAGATTTTCATACCGCTAAATTAGCCATATTTGAATACATTGAAGGTTGGTACAATAGAAAACGTATCCATGGATCATTAAAATATAAAACCCCTCAACAAGTAGAAAATGAGGCTAAAATTGCATGTTAA
- a CDS encoding winged helix-turn-helix transcriptional regulator, with translation MKENEMNILEILSGDSNISQRDIAKKTNMSLGMVNTLIKKCVKKGLIKIENLNARSVRYILTPKGIEEKAKKTLEYVSKSYRAILLINSYIKEVTQEQIKKRKKIIVVGSNDEMKEIIVHTLNDMGVSFEVYNDIEKIKDFNMKVIYIWENVYDEQLRYKSIENINLIK, from the coding sequence ATGAAAGAAAATGAAATGAATATATTAGAAATTTTGAGCGGTGATTCTAATATATCTCAAAGAGATATAGCTAAAAAGACAAATATGAGTTTAGGAATGGTAAATACTTTGATAAAAAAATGTGTGAAGAAAGGATTAATAAAAATAGAAAATCTGAATGCAAGAAGTGTTCGATATATTTTAACGCCAAAAGGGATAGAGGAAAAGGCAAAAAAAACACTAGAGTATGTATCCAAATCCTATAGAGCCATACTATTAATTAATAGTTATATAAAAGAAGTAACACAAGAGCAGATAAAAAAGAGAAAAAAAATTATCGTAGTAGGTTCAAATGATGAAATGAAAGAAATAATAGTTCATACATTGAATGATATGGGAGTAAGCTTTGAGGTTTATAATGATATAGAAAAAATTAAAGATTTTAATATGAAAGTGATATATATATGGGAAAATGTGTATGATGAACAATTGAGATATAAATCCATAGAAAATATAAATTTAATAAAGTAA
- a CDS encoding phospholipid carrier-dependent glycosyltransferase yields the protein MFFNKLHNFNYIIFKQTTKYFFIFLLIACVLLSSGLIYQNPILQTIGFGFIIILLTFSISKHILKNDKYLLDLTILSILSVMIHFGLTLVFNFVLTNFGVDSVKYLNWGIKVAEMLCKGVPFNDIPKYDNSYSYIVGVLFYLFDVNRIMFSFLNAFIIIISGLIVYKTVLISKFNMLSARLSVVLIWFFPSFLIWSSDLLKDSFVLFFTSLSFLFLAMIFYKKSSYKYFLIIPIILFIYLSSTIRFYMFIPISIGFVGGLFIYILKSKKGKVFSIIVLSIVLLCNIVIFNTNEAQSYFGNTLAKSVEKLNILRQNGFSYDDAGLEKDISTIDKLMKALPSLLKDYLLQPTPKHWFSLDSIIVKLTIPEMISWYISLIFIFVGLIIKLKNKEPLSYAIAVYLLILWVSNAIVVGNIGAIYRYRMQFQAFAFIFIGEGFICLKNKYIDKYIKGNI from the coding sequence ATGTTTTTTAACAAACTTCACAACTTCAATTATATAATATTTAAGCAAACAACTAAATATTTTTTTATTTTTCTTTTAATAGCATGTGTGTTACTTTCTAGTGGATTAATTTATCAAAATCCCATACTTCAAACTATAGGTTTTGGATTTATCATTATATTATTAACTTTTTCAATATCTAAACACATATTAAAAAATGATAAATACTTATTAGACCTTACTATTTTATCAATATTATCTGTCATGATCCACTTTGGATTAACTTTAGTTTTTAATTTTGTTTTGACTAACTTTGGTGTAGATAGTGTAAAGTATTTAAACTGGGGGATCAAAGTTGCTGAGATGTTATGTAAAGGTGTCCCTTTTAATGATATACCAAAGTACGATAATAGTTACTCTTATATAGTCGGTGTATTATTTTATTTATTTGATGTCAATCGAATAATGTTTTCGTTTTTGAATGCTTTTATAATTATAATATCTGGTTTAATTGTATATAAGACTGTATTAATTTCAAAGTTTAATATGTTATCTGCTAGATTATCCGTAGTGCTCATATGGTTTTTTCCAAGCTTTTTAATATGGTCATCGGATTTATTAAAAGATTCTTTTGTATTGTTTTTTACATCTCTTTCTTTTTTATTTTTAGCTATGATTTTTTATAAAAAAAGTTCTTATAAATATTTCTTGATTATTCCAATCATACTGTTTATTTATTTGAGCTCAACTATCCGATTTTATATGTTTATTCCAATTTCTATTGGATTTGTAGGCGGATTATTTATATATATACTTAAATCTAAAAAGGGAAAAGTATTTAGTATCATTGTATTATCTATTGTTTTGTTATGTAATATTGTTATATTCAACACTAATGAAGCACAATCATACTTTGGTAATACTTTAGCTAAATCAGTTGAAAAATTAAATATCCTAAGGCAAAATGGATTTTCATATGATGATGCAGGATTAGAAAAAGATATCTCCACTATAGATAAGCTCATGAAAGCTTTACCCTCTTTATTAAAAGATTATCTCCTGCAACCTACACCAAAGCACTGGTTCAGTTTAGATAGTATTATTGTGAAACTTACCATACCTGAAATGATTTCATGGTATATTAGTTTGATATTTATTTTTGTCGGGCTAATTATAAAATTAAAAAATAAAGAACCTTTATCTTATGCAATAGCTGTATACCTTTTGATTTTATGGGTTTCAAATGCTATCGTTGTTGGAAATATTGGCGCAATCTACAGATATAGAATGCAATTTCAAGCTTTTGCTTTTATATTTATTGGTGAAGGTTTTATATGCTTAAAGAACAAATATATCGATAAGTATATTAAAGGTAATATATAA
- a CDS encoding DegT/DnrJ/EryC1/StrS family aminotransferase produces the protein MNIPLAKPDITQREIDAVTEVLRSGILSIGPKIEEFEKKIADYIGVKHAVAVNSGTSGLHLVIKALGIGSEDEVITTPFSFISSSNCILFEGATPVFVDIDEKTLNIDIDKIEEKITPKTKAILVVDAFGHPNDMEKINEISKKYNLKVIEDACEALGSEYKGIKCGKNCDVGVFAFYPNKQITTGEGGIIVTDDDEIADLCRSMRSQGRAITGTWLYHERLGYNYRLSELHAALGVVQIDRIEEILQRREAVANTYNQLLKKVEGVTIPYIAKDVNKMSWFVYVIRFAEYIDRNLVMEELQKRGIGCKPYFTPIHVQPFYQDQVKEKFEVTERVAAQTIALPFYTGMRKEEIEYVVEQLIEALK, from the coding sequence ATGAATATCCCATTAGCAAAACCAGATATTACACAAAGAGAAATAGATGCAGTTACAGAAGTGTTAAGATCTGGAATACTAAGTATAGGTCCTAAAATAGAAGAATTTGAAAAGAAAATAGCAGATTATATAGGAGTAAAGCATGCAGTAGCAGTAAACAGTGGTACAAGTGGACTTCATTTAGTTATAAAAGCATTAGGAATAGGTTCAGAAGATGAGGTCATCACAACACCATTTTCCTTTATTTCATCGTCCAATTGTATATTATTTGAAGGAGCTACTCCTGTATTTGTTGATATAGATGAAAAAACACTAAATATTGATATAGACAAAATAGAAGAAAAAATCACCCCAAAAACTAAAGCCATATTAGTGGTAGATGCTTTTGGACATCCAAACGATATGGAGAAAATAAATGAAATTTCAAAAAAATATAATCTTAAAGTAATAGAAGATGCTTGTGAAGCATTAGGAAGTGAATACAAAGGGATCAAGTGTGGTAAAAACTGTGATGTAGGAGTATTTGCATTTTATCCAAATAAACAGATTACTACAGGTGAAGGTGGTATCATCGTAACAGATGATGATGAAATAGCAGATTTATGTAGGAGTATGAGAAGTCAGGGGAGAGCTATTACAGGAACATGGCTCTATCATGAAAGATTAGGATATAATTATAGGTTGAGTGAACTTCATGCAGCACTAGGTGTTGTACAAATCGACAGAATAGAAGAAATTCTTCAAAGACGAGAAGCGGTAGCGAATACATATAATCAACTACTAAAGAAAGTAGAAGGTGTAACAATTCCTTATATAGCTAAAGATGTGAATAAAATGAGTTGGTTTGTGTACGTCATAAGATTTGCTGAATATATAGATCGAAATTTAGTGATGGAAGAGCTTCAAAAAAGAGGAATAGGATGTAAACCTTATTTTACACCTATACATGTACAACCTTTTTATCAAGATCAAGTAAAAGAAAAGTTTGAGGTTACTGAAAGAGTGGCAGCTCAAACTATAGCGCTTCCATTTTATACAGGGATGAGGAAAGAAGAAATTGAATACGTAGTAGAGCAGCTAATTGAAGCTTTGAAGTAA
- a CDS encoding VanZ family protein, with product MNKYELFKRTVWIMTIIWMMTIFYFSNQPANISRTQSGEILVKMDILSEDETTIIGDNRISTLQNIVRKSAHFIEYFGLGILMTLSIMLLDLKIGSKKKYMISWMSCTFYAISDEIHQCFIPGRGPMVRDVFLDSFASFTGVMIIMLAFIIFRQRLESIIERGQLR from the coding sequence ATGAACAAATATGAGTTATTCAAAAGAACAGTATGGATCATGACTATAATATGGATGATGACTATATTCTATTTTTCAAATCAACCAGCAAATATATCTAGAACTCAATCAGGAGAGATTTTGGTAAAAATGGATATATTATCAGAGGATGAAACAACTATTATAGGAGATAACAGGATCAGCACTTTGCAAAATATAGTTAGAAAATCAGCACATTTTATTGAATATTTTGGATTAGGGATACTTATGACACTGTCTATCATGCTATTAGATTTAAAGATAGGGAGTAAGAAAAAATATATGATTTCATGGATGAGTTGTACATTTTATGCTATAAGTGACGAAATCCATCAATGTTTTATCCCAGGAAGAGGACCAATGGTAAGAGATGTATTTTTAGATTCCTTTGCATCTTTTACAGGAGTGATGATTATAATGTTAGCTTTTATTATATTTAGACAAAGGTTAGAGTCTATTATTGAAAGGGGTCAATTAAGATGA